Part of the Pangasianodon hypophthalmus isolate fPanHyp1 chromosome 9, fPanHyp1.pri, whole genome shotgun sequence genome is shown below.
AGATTGCTTTTGTGTTTGCTTGAAGAAAAGTTAGTTGAACAAATATCTCTATTAcaatttgggattttttttctcctccctaTTAATAAGCATGTGCTTTAAAAGAAATAGCCCAGTCATCACACTGCTGACGTCACATCGTGTACTACAATTAAATTCATCATTTGAATGCGCAGATGCATGttttctgtttaataaataGTTGACTTAGCATGAATTAGCATTCAGTCTAAAAATCATTGCAGCTTGCATTAAGGTTATGCTTAATGTAAGCAAAATAAATTCTTCACTGGGAAATGTTTTAACCTAGAAACCATGAAAGCACATGCTCAGTCAGCAATCTTGTCACTCTCACCAGGTGAAACACAACTCACTATTCAGGGACTTTTTAAGTATAAAAATAACCACTACTGAtaaagttagatttttttttcagaaagcaAACTGCTTTTACACTCTTTTATGAATCTGCTAATAGAGCAGGTATGCCCTTTCTAACAGGATGCTTTGTCAGATATTTACTGTGAAAAAGGAAACCAGTGAGAACGTCGctgataaaatgtttttacgTGACTAGTTTGTATGACTGTGACAgttgttactgttactacctcTCCTCTGTACCTGTTCCTCTGCAAGTCTGTGTCCTTTCCCCAAGACTGCTCTTACTGGAGTAACATGAAGATATTTTATGAACAATTATCTTAACATTTGTTTACTGTAAACTCTGTGCACTTTTACGTGAGGTTGCCTGAAGCTGGTTGTGTCCCAGATCCTCAATCAGATCTCAGTGTTTGCTACCTCCAGTGAAGGTACTGAATGGAATGAAGGCATGGATTAGCATTTTTGAATCTGCTGTGGCATGTGGTTGTCTATAACTCTATGTAAACTCTAATAAATACAATTCTGTATGAATTCCTCTGCTCACTGTGTCTTCATTTTAGTTAGCTTGTATAATGCaagttcattaattcatcttcagtaatcgctttatcctggtctgggttGAACACTGGAACGAGGCAGGCATTCTCACTGGGTGAGACTCATAACAaggcagcatgcacacacattcacacgccTTCTCTCACATAGGGGCACTTTTTATTGTGTTCtcaggaggtgggaggaaaccagcaAACCCTGATTAaccagagaaaccagaaaccaGTAAAACTCAGGATAAAACAGGGGACCCAGGAGGTGTGAGGCGCTACATACTGTGCCAACATGACACCTGAGCAATGCaagtaaatgtattaaataaacctAATGGTGTTATTGGAATTTGAAATCATGCTGAACAAAACTATAATTCAAACTAAACAAGTGCATGTCAGCAAACTCTGATACAGCACATGTAGTTAAGtaaacatttattcaaataaagGAATTTCATGAATATTCTTAAAAACAAAGTGCCAAGTCTGAACATTTTGTCCACTccgatgatgatgctgatgatgctgatgatgcatTTGAATGAACAGATTCAccgtaaagctgtaacttgtaGTAAAGGTTATCTATCTTATTGTGCTGGAGGATCAGTTGAGCCTTTTCAACAATAAACTCCCAATTTTAGGACTATAGCAGTGGGAGTTCACCATCGCTGTCCGATTTGACGTTCTCACAAGTTATTCTGTCTTTCGTGCATTTGTTATACAGTGTGTCCAAGCTGAAAGTGTGCTGCTGAATCtgactggctgtgggtctgagAGCCCAGTAAAGCTTCTGTAGGGCCTGGACATCACCTAAGGCATCATGAGCCGCATAGGAAACCCCAAGCACACTCTTAACCAAGTTCTCCTGCTTAAAGCTGTGGATGCCACTGTCCTTGAGAAGCTGCCGGGTCAACGGAAGACTGTCCAGAAAGCCCACGATTCCAGCCTGGAAGGCAGCTTTCAGGTCGAACTCATCCAAAACTCTGGCCAGCACACGGCAATCAAATCTGCGAATGTTGTGACCCACCAGCAGCGGGCATCCAAACATACGAAGGAAGGTTATGAAGGACACCAGGGCTTCCTTCAGTGAGTTGGTGAGCACTGGCCTGCGGTGTAGAAAGAGTCGATGCCGCCGTACTCTGAAGCCGGTAATTCTGGAAGCACCAGGCTCCATCCTGCATCGAGGAACCATGAAGAGGTTTAACGTGTGACG
Proteins encoded:
- the plex9.2 gene encoding three prime repair exonuclease 4, which translates into the protein MAVSFGDTKFTDAPHMVFFDLETTGLGHSCDIVQLAAVSGRHTLNLFMVPRCRMEPGASRITGFRVRRHRLFLHRRPVLTNSLKEALVSFITFLRMFGCPLLVGHNIRRFDCRVLARVLDEFDLKAAFQAGIVGFLDSLPLTRQLLKDSGIHSFKQENLVKSVLGVSYAAHDALGDVQALQKLYWALRPTASQIQQHTFSLDTLYNKCTKDRITCENVKSDSDGELPLL